Genomic DNA from Cucurbita pepo subsp. pepo cultivar mu-cu-16 chromosome LG13, ASM280686v2, whole genome shotgun sequence:
GTCTTTAGTGgcattcgttcccttctccaatcgatgtgggacccctaaATTCACCCCCTAAGGGCCTAgctttgttggcacactgcctttttttgtccaccccccttcggagctcaaCCTCTTCGTTGgtacatcgctcggtgtctggctctgatatcatttgtaacaactcaagctcaccgctagtcaATATTGtgttctttgggcttttcccttcgagcttcccctcgaagctttaaaacgcgtctgctaaggagaggtttccacactcttataaaggttgtttcgttctccttcccaatcaatatgggatctcacaaaaggTGTCTAAATTGAAGGCCAAGAAGTAAAAGTGATCTCACCATCTTCAGAATGTCAGCAACATTGGATTCCCTCATTGCATCAGTTACGTTTCTCACAAGAGCCTGCATAAGGTCAACTCATAATATGTATGCATCAACAGTAAAGATTACAAAGTAAACGTTGAAGCAAAAAGAATGGCGGGAGCCTAACCGTTTTGTAGTTATCAATGGTTACAAATCCATTTTGTGGCTCCAAAAGCTTGAATTGGGTCCTGAGGTAGAAAAGTTCATCTTCTGTCAAAGCTTTTGCAAGTGCCTACAATAATGTAGAGATGTCGTTAAAGTTATTGATGCACCATTTGTGTTATGTTCAATTGCAGTGACAGATTACCTTCAATGCTGCACGCTTGAAAGGAGTTGCACGAAGATATGCCTTAACTGACTTGTATATGAAGTTATCCAAGGGCACGGCAAGATCTTCATCTCGTAACCACGGGTGTGCTGTGAATCAAAGGTGCGAAATTGTTTGCTTATCAATAAATATACTTGTATAACATTTTATTGGTACTAGAAAAAATGAGCCTGAAGATTTTACTTAAAGCTTGTGCTGCTGTCATTCTTTTTCTATGGTCTTTATTTAGAAGGCGTTTCACAAAATCTTTAGCTTCTGGAGAGATGGTCGGCCAAGGGGAATCATCGAAGTTAGGATCGGCTCTTAGCACAGAGCGAAAGATTCCTGATTCAGTTCTTGCCCAGAAAGGTCTGCTCCCACACAACAGTATATATGCTATGACACCAATACTCCACATGTCTGCTTCAAAACTGTAGGATCTGTAGAGTACTTCAGGAGCAACATAGTATGCACTGCCGACGACATCGTTCAGACGTTCATCTGTAGAAGAACTATAGGTGTTGTGATAACAGTCTCACCCCTAATGAGATGGCAAAGTGAAAATCAAGTAGGAATTGAAAGCAGCAACTTCTCAAGGACAGCCCAGAAGCTTGGATGGTAATATATGAATCTCTCTCCACCAATCTTTCATAATATATGCAAATGTTTAATGAACTGAACAGAGGCAAGAACATATTATCAAGGGCAACATGTATTTACCTGGCTTGACGAAGTCAGAGAGACCAAAATCAATGAGTTTGAGCCCTGTGTTCTCATCTTTCTTCATAAAAAGGAAATTCTGGTACAGTGAATTTGGATAAAGCTAGTTACAACAAGTAATAGGGAACTTTATTCAAAGCCAAAGAATGACTTGAAGCTACAAGAAGATGTGTACCTCTGGCTTCAAGTCACGGTGCACTATCCCTTGTAGATGACAAAATGCAACAACACAGAGTATCTGCACAATGATCGTTTtcgattcttgttcttgatatCTTCCTCCTCTGCAGGTATACGTTATGAACTTGTAATCAAGTTGATCGACGTTTTTCTCAGAGTAAATGAATCAAACCATTTTTACCTTGACACTATTCTTTCTAGCAGTTCTCCGCCTTCACACAATCTGATACCAGATTCAGAAAAAGGGTTGATATTAACTTGATTGAGCTATCAGAAAATGCAGGGCTATTGGCAAAAACAGATATCTACAAGCACATACTCCATAACTATGTAAATGTTATTGGCATCTTCAAATGCACCGTGGAAATGGACCAGATTCTTGTGCCCGGACAATGCTTTCAGTATCTTTACCTCCCGGCGAACATCTTCGATTGCAATGGTCGATGTCATCTGCCAAACCAAATAAGTCCGAGCAGCGAGTTGGCATCAAAATAATGTAAGTCTTTCGTTCCCACTTATGTAAATGGATTTTAAAGCAGTTTTAGATTAGGATCTCACGTTTTAGATGAACTAAATCAAGGAACAGATTGAGCTGAAGAAATGAGTATTGAACTAGACGAACCTTAGATTTAGAGATGATTTTGACGGCCACAGGCTTTCCTTTGAGGTCGCCTTTTTTACCCTTAGCCCAGAAAGTATGTCCAAAATGACCCCTCCCCACCTCCCTCCCAAGCTCGAACTTCGCTCCAAAGTTCGTCGAGTACCCAAAGCTTTTATCCAACTGAACCTCTCCCAACCCCTCTTCCCTAATTTGGTTTTCCTCTTGTATCGAAGCCTTGCGCGATTTCCGCCGTAGAATGGCCATGATGGGCTTGGCTGGCGAAGGAGGCGGTAGAGGCCATCGGAATTTCCTCCTCGGAGTTCTGGCTGGCGACGGCGCTATTCCAGAAGGCAGAGGACTAGAAAATGGGCTGGCTGTCGCAGAGACAGAGTTGGAGTGCCGGGTATCTTCGGGTATGGGCGAAGAACTCGGACGGCTGCCACCGGAAATCACAGCGTGGTTACTGACATCAGAAACGCTTTTACTACAGTGGTGTCCCATGGGAAAAGTTAAGCTGGAAGGAAGACGTTAATCGGAGAATGGTTTAAGCATAAATGGCAATCTGTGGAAATTTAGTTCTGAATTCGAGACCTctgagaagagaaagaagaagaagaagaagaagaagaagaaagagtcGTCGGAGAGAAGGTGAGCGTTGAAAATGGAGGTTGGAAAGTCGTCGGAGGAAGGTAAATTGGAAGTAGGAACAGACATGCCGTTcgtttgatttaatttaacgATGAGGCTGATGAATAGGCTGCTGACACGTGGCATATGATTTTGTCAATTTAGGTGaccaagaatttaaaaaaaaaatagaatttgaaaaataagagtcgacatgtttatttaattatttattttttttacaattttaatgtaattaa
This window encodes:
- the LOC111808081 gene encoding CDPK-related kinase 6-like isoform X2, which encodes MGHHCSKSVSDVSNHAVISGGSRPSSSPIPEDTRHSNSVSATASPFSSPLPSGIAPSPARTPRRKFRWPLPPPSPAKPIMAILRRKSRKASIQEENQIREEGLGEVQLDKSFGYSTNFGAKFELGREVGRGHFGHTFWAKGKKGDLKGKPVAVKIISKSKMTSTIAIEDVRREVKILKALSGHKNLVHFHGAFEDANNIYIVMELCEGGELLERIVSRGGRYQEQESKTIIVQILCVVAFCHLQGIVHRDLKPENFLFMKKDENTGLKLIDFGLSDFVKPDERLNDVVGSAYYVAPEVLYRSYSFEADMWSIGVIAYILLCGSRPFWARTESGIFRSVLRADPNFDDSPWPTISPEAKDFVKRLLNKDHRKRMTAAQALTHPWLRDEDLAVPLDNFIYKSVKAYLRATPFKRAALKALAKALTEDELFYLRTQFKLLEPQNGFVTIDNYKTALVRNVTDAMRESNVADILKMMEPLANKRMGFEEFCAAAISVYQLEAVAGWESIATRAFEYFEQEGNRVISVHELVQEMNLGPIAHSFLQNWTRSSDGKLSFFGYTRFLHGVTIRYSNTRH
- the LOC111808081 gene encoding CDPK-related kinase 6-like isoform X1 is translated as MGHHCSKSVSDVSNHAVISGGSRPSSSPIPEDTRHSNSVSATASPFSSPLPSGIAPSPARTPRRKFRWPLPPPSPAKPIMAILRRKSRKASIQEENQIREEGLGEVQLDKSFGYSTNFGAKFELGREVGRGHFGHTFWAKGKKGDLKGKPVAVKIISKSKMTSTIAIEDVRREVKILKALSGHKNLVHFHGAFEDANNIYIVMELCEGGELLERIVSRGGRYQEQESKTIIVQILCVVAFCHLQGIVHRDLKPENFLFMKKDENTGLKLIDFGLSDFVKPDERLNDVVGSAYYVAPEVLYRSYSFEADMWSIGVIAYILLCGSRPFWARTESGIFRSVLRADPNFDDSPWPTISPEAKDFVKRLLNKDHRKRMTAAQALTHPWLRDEDLAVPLDNFIYKSVKAYLRATPFKRAALKALAKALTEDELFYLRTQFKLLEPQNGFVTIDNYKTALVRNVTDAMRESNVADILKMMEPLANKRMGFEEFCAAAISVYQLEAVAGWESIATRAFEYFEQEGNRVISVHELVQVRNNSTLGITTFYTTNNSELKCKFKMCSGNESGSYSSFFSPELDKKF